The Gemmata palustris genome includes a region encoding these proteins:
- the thyX gene encoding FAD-dependent thymidylate synthase has protein sequence MRVITEPSVYVLGKQTVDDAELDRFLADHGVSWESDSEVAGEVLTETAGRVCYMSFAKPRPGGNAAYLTHIKEVGHGSVLEHAVWNLLLTGVSRSLTHELVRHRAGFGFSQLSQRYVDESVAEYVEPDIIANDPELHAIWLETVKQSHAAYVKLAEALNTKLADPAAATAAMLPPDSDRTTRRKTARQAARSVLPNATETKIFITANARALRHFFEQRGSAFAEPEIRKLAGAVLDVLQKDAPNLFGDYQKVPLPDGTFELTTQFKKV, from the coding sequence CCGAACTCGATCGCTTCCTCGCGGACCACGGCGTGAGCTGGGAGAGCGACAGCGAGGTCGCCGGCGAGGTGCTCACCGAAACGGCCGGGCGCGTGTGCTACATGAGCTTCGCGAAGCCCCGCCCGGGCGGGAACGCGGCGTACCTCACGCACATCAAGGAAGTCGGCCACGGCAGCGTGCTCGAGCACGCCGTGTGGAACTTGCTCCTCACGGGGGTGTCGCGTTCGCTCACGCACGAACTGGTGCGGCACCGCGCGGGGTTCGGGTTCTCGCAACTTTCACAGCGCTATGTGGATGAGTCGGTGGCCGAGTACGTCGAGCCGGACATCATCGCGAACGACCCCGAGTTGCACGCGATCTGGCTCGAAACCGTGAAGCAGTCGCACGCGGCCTACGTCAAACTGGCCGAAGCGCTGAACACGAAACTGGCCGATCCCGCAGCGGCCACGGCTGCAATGCTCCCACCCGATTCGGACCGCACCACCCGGCGCAAGACCGCGCGCCAAGCCGCACGCAGCGTGCTGCCGAACGCGACCGAGACGAAGATTTTCATCACCGCCAACGCCCGCGCGCTGCGGCACTTCTTCGAGCAACGCGGGTCCGCGTTCGCCGAACCCGAGATTCGCAAGCTCGCGGGGGCGGTCCTCGACGTGCTCCAGAAGGACGCGCCTAACCTCTTTGGCGATTACCAGAAAGTTCCGCTGCCCGACGGCACCTTTGAACTCACCACACAGTTTAAGAAGGTGTAG